The DNA segment CAACTCCCCCGTCGACCGGATGGAGATGCTGCTGAAGAAGGCAGACGTCCCCATCGGCCTGGTCACCGACGGCCGCTGGTGGGCTCTGGTCAGCGGCATCCGCGAAGCGGCGATCACCGCGTCCGGCATCGTCAACTCCGAGGACTGGATCTCCGAACCGGCCACCACCGCCGCGTTCGTCGAACTGCTCCAGCGTAAATACCTGGTGGGCAAGTCAGCTCAGCGTCTGGCGCTGGTGTTCAAGGATTCGGTCGCCGCGGCCGAGGAGATCACCGAGGCCCTCGGCGTGCAGGTGCGCCGGGCCGTGGAGCTTCTGGTGCAGTCCCTTTCGGAATCGGCTGTCACCACCCGGCACAGCGGCCAGCCCGACCCGCTGCCGGACGACCGGGCACAGGTGTACGAGGCCGCGGTCACGGTCATGATGCGCGTGGTGTTCCTGCTCTTCGCCGAGGAACGGAACCTGCTGCCGCAGAGCGAGCTGTTCACCAACGGTTACGGTGTCAGCCGCGAACTCGACTCACTCGACCAGCGCGCCCGCGACGAGCACACCGAGTCACTCGACTCCACGCACCTGACCTGGCACCGCCTCCTCGCCACCTCGCTGGCTCTGTACGAGGGCGCCTCGTTCGAAGACATGCGCATGCCCGCATACGGCGGCTCGCTGTTCGATCCTTACCGTTTCCCGTTCCTGGCCCAGCGCAACGCCCACGGCAGCCTGGCCGTGGCGGTCAGCGACCGGGTGATGCTCGAGGTACTCCGCGCTGTGCAGATGGCCCAGCTGAAGGGGCAGCCCGCCCAGCGCATCTCGTTCCGCGAGATCGACGTCGAGCAGATCGGCTACATCTACGAGGGTCTGCTCGGCTACTCGTGCGAGGCCGTCGACGAGGTGATCGTGGGCCTCATCGGCAGCCCGGGCGCCGAACCCGAGATCCCCCTGTCCGAGCTGGAAGCTCTGGCCGAGAAACACGCCACCCCGGAGAAACTCGCCACTGCCCTGCTCGCCTCGCTCAAGGCCGGCCAGCCCGCTGCCAAGCCACCCACGAAGGCCGCCCTGGCCAAGGGTTTCAAGGCGGCCGAGACCGTCGAAGACACCGACCGCGCTCTTCGTTCCATCAGTGACGACGAAAACCTGCGCGCCCGGCTCCAGCCGTTCATCGGCGTGATCCGCCGTGACCTGCGCAACCGCCCCACCGTGTTCCAGCCCGGCGGGCTCGTCGTGATCGAGACCCCGTCACGTTCGTCGGCCGGCGCCCACTACACCCCACGGCGCCTCGCCGAGGATGTCGTCGAATATGCTCTGGAACCGCTGGTCTACCGCCCGGGCCCACACCAGACCGACGACCGCTCGCAGTGGGTACTGATCCCCCACTACGAGATCACCAATCTCAAGATCGCCGATATTGCCTGCGGTTCAGGAGCCTTCCTGGTCGCCGCGGCTCGCCGGCTGGGTAGCTACCTGCAAGAGGCCTGGCTCGCCCGGGGCATCGTGCACGGCGAGGCCCGCGACCAGGAGATCCACGCCATCCGCACCGTGGTCGCGCAGTGCCTGTACGGCGCCGACATCAACGCGATGGCCGTGGAGATGTGCAAGCTCTCGCTCTGGCTGGTCTCGCTCGACCCCAAGCTGCCGTTCTCGTTTGTGGACGACAAGGTGTTCCATGGCAATTCACTGCTCGGCCTGACCGACGTGCGGCAGCTGACGAAGATGCACATCGACCCCGAGGCAATCATCCAAGACACCCTGGGCATCGACACCCAGAGCGGCAGCGCCCACCTGCCGGTCGACATCAACCACGTGCTCGCCCAGGCGGTGCACCTGCGTGAAGCCCTGGCCTCCGAGATCAACAACACCGACCCGCACCGCTCGGCTGAGGCCAAGCGCGGCATGTGGCGCGACTACCAGAAACACACCGCCCAGCTGGCCGAAGCCGCAGACGGCGTGATCGCGGCGGGGCTCCGGCTCGGCGGCAAACCCGGCAAGCAGCTCGATCAGGCCTACGAGAACCTTCGTACGGCAGCAACGCTCGCCTACCAGACCATCGGCACACCGAACCGGAGCATGCTGGAGGGCATTCTCGAAGCCGGCCTGACGCCCACCGTCACCACCGACTACGCCCGATGGAAGCCCCTGCACTGGATCCTGGCCGTGCCCGATGTGCTCCAGCCGAACCGGGGCGGGTTCGATGCGGTGGTGGGCAATCCGCCATTCCTCGGCGGTAAGAAGATTTCAGGCTACGCTGGCTCGAACCTTCGGGAATGGCTCGTCAACCAGCTGGCGGGCGATGCCAAGGGTAACGCCGACCTCGTGGCCTACTTCTTCCTCCGCGCGCAGCGCCTGCTCAACCCCCGCGGAACGATCGGCCTCATCGCCACCAACACGCTGGCTCAGGGCGACACCCGCGAGGTCGGCCTCGACCAGATGGTCCAGAACGGCTTCACCATCACCCGGGCCGTGCAGAGCAAGTCCTGGCCAGCCGCCAGCGCTAATCTCGAGTACGCGGCGGTCTGGGGCACCGTAGCCACTGTCCCCGAAAGGGTTCTCCGCGTATGCGATGACATTTTGGTACGGAAAGTCTCGACTCTGCTGGAGCCGATGGGCCGGGTGGAAGGCCCTCCGAGGAGGCTCAATGAGAATCTTGGAATCGCCTTCATCGGCTGCTACGTACTCGGCAAGGGCTTCGTCCTGGATCCGTCGGAGGCCCGGGCCTGGATCGCCGACGATCCCCGCAACGTCGAAGTCCTATTTCCCTACTTGAACGGCGAGGACTTGAATTCTCGTCATGATTCTTCCCCTTCTCGTTGGGTGGTTGACTTTGCTGACTCCTCCATGGAGAAGGCAGCGAGATACACGCAACCTTTTAAGCACCTCTCGAATAGCGTCAAAGGCGAAAGAGCCACCAAGGCCAAAGCTGTCAGAGATTGGCCTTGGTGGCAGTTCTGGAGGGCCCGTCCCAAGCTGCGTAAGGCGCTGTCAGATCTCGACGAGGTCCTCGTCATCGCACTCGTCAGCAAGACCGTCATGCCGATGCGAGTTCCGTCAGACCAGGTCTTCAGTCACATGCTCGGTGTCTTCGCCACCTCATCCCACACCGACCAAGCCGTCCTCTCCTCCAGCCTTCACCAGACCTGGGCCATCAAGTACGGCTCCGGCATGCGAGCCGACCCCCGCTACACCCCCTCCGACGTCTTCGAGACCTTCCCCCGCCCCACACCGACCCCGACCTTGGACCAAATCGGCCGTACACTCGACACCGAGCGCCGCGAGATCATGCTCCGTCGCGACCTGGGCCTGACCAGGCTCTACAACCTGGTCAATGACCCCGATATCAGCAATTCCGATAAAGACGTGGCCCGGATGCGCGAGATCCACGTTGAGCTGGACGAGGCCGTGGTCGCGGCGTACGGCTGGGATGTTCCGCTGGATCACGGTTTTCACACCTACCGGCAGATGACCCGCTGGAGTCCCAGCCCTGCCGCGCGCGTGGAGCTGATGGATCTGCTGCTGGAAGAGAATCACCGCCGGGCGGCATTGCAGGGTGAGGCTCCCCCGCCCGCCGAAACGACCGATGAGAACGACGGGGACGAGTCATGACCAGCCCGACCACGAAGCGGCCGGCCGAGAAGGTCTACGACCTCTCGTTCGAGCCGGACGGCCGGGCGTACACCGCCCGGCAGAACCTGGCCGACATCTTCGAGCGGGAGCTGCTGGGGCCGGCCAACGGGCTGGAAGAGGTGCTCGACGGGTCGCCCGACGCCGCCTACCTGGTGGGCCGGATCGCGCCGACCGCCATCGAGCCCGGCACGTCCGATCCCACGGCGTCCGACGACGAGCTGGCTGCCACCGACGTCGGTGACGCTGTGGATGCCGAGGCCAGTCGCGGCGTCATCATGACGGCGGTGGACGACAGTTCGGCCTCTGCCGACGAGGACGAGGTGGACGACGTCCCGCAGCAGCGGGGGCTGATCATTCCGGCGTCCATGGGTCTGCGGTTCCAGGTACGCCAGGATCTGCCGTCGTTCATGGTGATGGCGTCGTGGGGCATTTACAACCCGGTCTCGGGGGATCGGGACGACCCGGAGTCGCGCAAGAAGACCAAGTACAAGCGCACTCCGGTCGACATCCCCTGCGTCGTCACGGTGGCCGATCTCAAGGCCGGCGAGACGAAGGACTACCCGCTCAAAGACGACGTGCTCCTGCGGATCGACCGTTACGACGACACCGAGCGCAATCGTCTGCTGATCGAGGTGGCCCTGTGCAACAACCAGGTGACGCCGCGGAAGATCCCGGTGAGTGCCTGGCTCTACCAGACGAAGCTCTACGTCTCGGCGGGCGACGATCCCGAATTCCTGCCCGTGCTCGATGTTCTGGACGACGATCGCTACGAGCCGGACACCGAGATCCGGCGGCTGAACCTTCAGTATCGTAACCGCCTGGAGTTCGCGATCGGGCGCACCTGTTCGGTGGACTGGAGCGTCGCCAAGGGTGCCCGCAAGGCGTCCAAGGTGTGGACGACGTGGCTGCCCACCAGCGAGACGCCGCAGACCCTGGCCCCTGACGTGCCAGGCACAACGCTCGATATGCTGAAGCTGGCCGATGCGTCGGCCGGCGACATCCAGGCCGGGCTGGCGCCGATCGCCGAGAAGTACTGGGATTGGCTGCAAGACCGCGACGAACAGGCCGCGCGGCTTCCCGACCACCTGCGTGAGGACGCCGACGAGCTGGTCAGGGAGGCCCGGAAGGTCTGGCAGCAGCTCCAGGACGGCCTGCATCATCTCGCCTCGGACGAAGAGGCGCTGCGCTGCTTCCGCTTCATGAACCAGGTGATGGCCGACCAGCGTATTCAGTCGCAGGTGGCGGCTCTTCGCACGAATCAGCCGGAGCTGGGCCTCGACGAGGCGCGCGCGCAGGTGCTCGCCCGGGGGCCGCGAGCGCACTCGTGGCGTATGTTCCAGCTGGCCTTCATCGTGATGCAGTTGCCGATGCTGACGGATCCGACGGCAGACCGGCGCTCGCACGACGAGCTGGCCAAGGCTCAGTTGCTGTTCTTCCCGACCGGTGGTGGTAAGACTGAGGCGTATCTGGGTCTGGCCGCTTACACGTTCGCGATCCGCCGGCGTCAGGGTGTGATTGCCTCTGCCGAGGGTGATCTCGACGGGATGTCGGGTATCGCAGTCGTCATGCGGTACACGTTGCGGCTGCTGACGGCTCAGCAGTTCCAGCGGGCGACGACGCTGATCTGCGCGGCTGAGAACGAGCGCCGGGATCATTCGGATGTGTGGGGTGAGGAGCCGTTCCGGATCGGGCTGTGGGTGGGGTCGGACGTCAGTCCCAAGCGGTACCAGGATGCGGCCACCCAGCTGAGCCAGTTCAACGAGGGCCGCACGCGTCGGCTGACGGTGTTGCAGATCCAGCGCTGCCCCTGGTGCGGCACGAAGATCGGTGGCGGTCAGGTCAAGGCCGACGACGTCACCCGCCGGATCCGGGTGTTCTGCGGTGAGGAGTTCGGCGAGTGCCCGTTCGCCCTGGGTGGTGACGCGGTGGACGGGCTGCCGATTCTGACCGTGGACGAGGAGATCTACCGGCTCACGCCGTCTTTCCTGATCGCGACCGTGGACAAGTTCGCGCGGCTGGCGCGTGAGGGTGAGGCGGCCGCGCTGTTCGGCTACGTCTCGCGGAGGTGTGACCGGCACGGGTACGTCCATCCGGACTACGACGGCTGCGACATCAAAGACGGCAACAAGCACCCGAAGTCCGGGAGCGTGCCGGCCGCGGCGGTGCACCCGGTGTCCCGGCTGCGCCCGCCGGACCTGATCATCCAGGACGAGTTGCATCTGATCACGGGTTCTTTGGGGACGACGGTCGGCCTGTTCGAAGTGGCCTTCGACATGCTCTGCTCGTGGCAGACCCCCGAAGGTGACCCCGTGCGTCCCCTGGTGGTCGCCTCCACCGCCACCGCCCGCAACGCGGTGGATCAGGTGCGGGCCCTGTACGGGCGCGGTACCACCGTGTTCCCGCCGCAGGTGATCGATGTGGGGCACACATTCTTCTCGCAGGAACAGCCGATCACCGAGAAGATGCCGGGCCGCCGGTACGTCGGGGTGAGCACGACCGGGGTCCGCCTGACCACGGCGGAGATCCGGGTGACCGAGATCCTGATGGCGGCCGGGCAGTTGCTGCTGGACCGTTCGGTGCACGAGAGCGGTGTGGACGCCGACCCGTATCTGACGCTCGTCGCGTACTTCAATGCGACCCGGGAGCTCGCGGGTATGGCCCGGTATCTCGGTGACGACGTGCAGACGCTGCTGGCCAAGGGACGTCCGTGGTCGGCTCTTCCGCGGCGCCGCGGAACGGATTTCGGGTCTCTGCACGTGGCCGAGCTGACGTCGCGGGTGTCGAGCGTCGACATCGGTACGACGCTCGACGAGATGGCCGTACCGTTCTCGTCGGAGCAGGACTCCACGGTGGCTCGCCGTCTGGCTGCCAGTGGGGAGCGGGTGCCGCCGAGGCGGAAGACCAATCCGTTCGACGCTGTTCTGGCTACCTCGATGCTCCAGGTCGGGGTGGATGTCACCCGGCTCGGGCTGATGCTCATGGTCGGGCAGCCGAAGAACACGGCCGAGTACATCCAGGCGTCGTCCCGGGTCGGCCGGGAGGCGGACCGGCCGGGTCTGGTGGTCAGTCTCGGGAACTGGGCCCGCCCGCGGGACCTGGCTCATTTCGAGCAGTTCCGTCACTACCACGAGACGTTCTACGCGCAGGTGGAAGCTCTGTCGGTCACGCCGTTCTCGCTGACCTCGATGGAACGAGGTCTCAGCGCTCTCCTGGTGAGCGCGGCCAGGGTGCGCGATGCGGCTGTTCCCCAGGGGCTTTCGCCGGAGCTGAAGGCCGGGCGGATCGACGACGAACGGCAGCGGGTCTGCGAGCTGATCGACGTTCTGGTGAGCCGGATCTGCAAGGCGTCGGGCGAGCCGGAGGCCCAGGTCGCCCGGCAGCAGTTGCTGAGCCGTCTGGACCAGTGGGAGAACCGCAAGACTGCCCTGGACGCCCGCAGCCAGGGGCTGGCCTACGAGAAGGTCGGCCGGAAGAACGATTACGGTGCTTTGCTGATCAGCGCGGAGAACGCGGCGGGGCTCCCGTCGTCCAGGGACGTGCCGCCGTTCCGGGTGCCGAACTCGATGCGTGAGGTGCAGCCCGAGATCAACCTGCTGGTCAGCCCCAACCCGGACAAGCTCTTCATGGAGCCGACACCGGGCACACCGCGCTGGCAGCCGCCCACCGAGGAGAACGACGCGTGACCGACAACCTGCTCGACCCGCTGGGCGATGCCGCTGCGCTGTCGGAGTCCGGGGCGAAGAAGAACTACGCCAAGGTGGGATCGGCCCGGCCGTCGTCCCTGCTGTACAACTACGGGCCGGGGGCGATCATGGACCTGCCCCAGTTCACGGTGATGCCGGCCGGGCTGGACGACTGGGACCGGATCTGGGCCCGCCGTGACGGCATCCCGCGCATTCATGCGCCGCGCCTTCAGGCGGCTGTGCGGACGCTGATGGGGACGGACCGGACCGAACTGCGGCCGTTTCCCTGGCAGGCCAAGAAGACGTTCATGTCGTCCGAAGGTAACGACCTGGGCGTCCCCTCCAGGGTTTTCCCGCAGTGGCTGCGCTGCACCGGATGTGACTTCCTGGCCCCGATCCCCCGGTTCTCGTACCGCAACACCCATCCGTACCGCACCGACGAGGCCTGCTTCGAGCATCACAACTGCCCGGGCCGCGCCGAGGAACGCGTGTCCAGGGACAAGACGCCGAACCGCAAGCGGCCCACCCGCACGGCGGTGCCGGCCCGCTACCTGCTGGCCTGCGTGGACGGGCACCTGGACGAATTTCCTTACGACGCCTGGGTACACCATTGGCAGAAATGCTCCAAGGACTCTCACCCGCGCCTGAAGATGCTGGACCGCACGTCCGGCAAGGGTGCTTCGGCCACCATCCTCTGCGCCTCCTGCGGGCAGAAGCGCCCGATGAACGAGGCTCAGGGTGAGGTCGGGCGCAGCAAGCTGCCCGGATGCCGGGGCCGGCACCCGCATCTGGATTCCTTCGATCCGGCTGGGTGCGGGAACGAGACGCAGCTGATGCTGGTCGGTGCGTCGAACCTGTGGTTCGCGTCCACCCAGGCGATCATCGTGATGCCCGAGTCGCAGGCCCGTGACGAGGAGGTCGCCGACCAGTTGCGGATCGATCTGCAAGACGGCCAGGAGCTCGACACCGACGCCGAGCTGCTGGAGTGGCTGACCGAGAACGGTGATCAGCCGAAGCTGTTGCGCGTCTCCCTCGGCAAGCGCCCGTCGACGGCCTTCTCCGACGCCGAGCTCGCCGCCGCCGTCAAGGTCCTCCTGGCGCCGCCTCCGCCGGAGTCCGAGCGCAAGCGCCGCAAGGAGAACTGGGACCCGATCGAGCTGCTCATCCCCGAGTGGCGTTACCTCCAGAAGGATCCGCTGGGTCGGCAGCACGACGGTTCGGACGCCGACAAGAGCGGGCTGGTCCTGTCCAGGCGTGAGCTGGATCCGCAGCTGCCGAAGCACTTCTCCCGGGTGCTGGCCGCCGAGAAGCTGCGTAAGGTGAACGCGCTGATCGGGTTCACCCGGATCGACGACATGGATCGTGTCGACGACCTGCCCAAGCGCCTGGTTCCGGTGACCCGCGCCGAGAAGCCCATGTGGACCGTCGCCACCGAGGACTTCGGGGAAGGCATCTTCCTTCAGCTCGACGAGTCCTGGGTGCGGGCCTGGGAGGCGCGGGTCAAGAAGTCCGACATCTGGGCCGCCCACGAAGCCGCGCACCGTCTCAATTTCGAGCGCAGGTTCTCCGAGACGGCCAAGAACGTCGACCATCTCGACCGGCTGCCCAAACCCCGGTACTGGCTGGTGCACACCCTGGCCCATGTGCTGATCCGCGAGATGGCCATGACGTCCGGGTACTCGGCCGCGAGCCTCAGCGAAAGGTTGTACGCCTGGGAAGAGGGAAGTGATCGTCCGGCCGCCGCCGGTCTGCTGATCTGCACGACGGCGGCCGACAGCGACGGCACGCTCGGCGGTCTCGTGCAGCTGAGCGAGCCGGCCAGGCTCCAGAAGATCGTCAAGGATGCTCTGCATCGGGCCGAACGATGCTCCTCCGACCCGGTCTGTGCGATGCGCACGCCGAAAGCCCCCGAGGACTTCCTGCACGGCGCGGCCTGCCACTGCTGCGCCATGGCCTCGGAGACGTCCTGCGAGCGCGCCAACCGATTTCTCGACCGGCGCTTCCTGATCGATCTCCCGGGCAACAACCTCGGCTTCTTCAGTCGTGCCTGACCATGCTCTGCGAGACCTGGGTGCCTTTCTCACCGGCACCGAGGCCGCTGTCCTGGCTGCCCGTTTCGCCGACGGTGACACTCTGACCGCTGCTCTGGGCAGTATCGGGGCGTCCCGGCGGGACCAGGTGCGTCACCTGCTCAGGGAGGCCGGGCTGGGGCCCG comes from the Kineosporia corallincola genome and includes:
- a CDS encoding Eco57I restriction-modification methylase domain-containing protein, which encodes MNRPRTSARTGSDLHRAWLQLVDTDGPFLSVPALKRVWPQGMPTLDPEIRDRIRDAKPAFENAWDRWNTHHDDAGALDTFRAERDIWVDTVIRDVLGWGDLYTTQLSGTEFTDAAGGVGSQNNSVRVVPSGALARNGQIGALVLVIDPVDSLRDSLSDGWANSPVDRMEMLLKKADVPIGLVTDGRWWALVSGIREAAITASGIVNSEDWISEPATTAAFVELLQRKYLVGKSAQRLALVFKDSVAAAEEITEALGVQVRRAVELLVQSLSESAVTTRHSGQPDPLPDDRAQVYEAAVTVMMRVVFLLFAEERNLLPQSELFTNGYGVSRELDSLDQRARDEHTESLDSTHLTWHRLLATSLALYEGASFEDMRMPAYGGSLFDPYRFPFLAQRNAHGSLAVAVSDRVMLEVLRAVQMAQLKGQPAQRISFREIDVEQIGYIYEGLLGYSCEAVDEVIVGLIGSPGAEPEIPLSELEALAEKHATPEKLATALLASLKAGQPAAKPPTKAALAKGFKAAETVEDTDRALRSISDDENLRARLQPFIGVIRRDLRNRPTVFQPGGLVVIETPSRSSAGAHYTPRRLAEDVVEYALEPLVYRPGPHQTDDRSQWVLIPHYEITNLKIADIACGSGAFLVAAARRLGSYLQEAWLARGIVHGEARDQEIHAIRTVVAQCLYGADINAMAVEMCKLSLWLVSLDPKLPFSFVDDKVFHGNSLLGLTDVRQLTKMHIDPEAIIQDTLGIDTQSGSAHLPVDINHVLAQAVHLREALASEINNTDPHRSAEAKRGMWRDYQKHTAQLAEAADGVIAAGLRLGGKPGKQLDQAYENLRTAATLAYQTIGTPNRSMLEGILEAGLTPTVTTDYARWKPLHWILAVPDVLQPNRGGFDAVVGNPPFLGGKKISGYAGSNLREWLVNQLAGDAKGNADLVAYFFLRAQRLLNPRGTIGLIATNTLAQGDTREVGLDQMVQNGFTITRAVQSKSWPAASANLEYAAVWGTVATVPERVLRVCDDILVRKVSTLLEPMGRVEGPPRRLNENLGIAFIGCYVLGKGFVLDPSEARAWIADDPRNVEVLFPYLNGEDLNSRHDSSPSRWVVDFADSSMEKAARYTQPFKHLSNSVKGERATKAKAVRDWPWWQFWRARPKLRKALSDLDEVLVIALVSKTVMPMRVPSDQVFSHMLGVFATSSHTDQAVLSSSLHQTWAIKYGSGMRADPRYTPSDVFETFPRPTPTPTLDQIGRTLDTERREIMLRRDLGLTRLYNLVNDPDISNSDKDVARMREIHVELDEAVVAAYGWDVPLDHGFHTYRQMTRWSPSPAARVELMDLLLEENHRRAALQGEAPPPAETTDENDGDES
- the drmA gene encoding DISARM system helicase DrmA, whose product is MTSPTTKRPAEKVYDLSFEPDGRAYTARQNLADIFERELLGPANGLEEVLDGSPDAAYLVGRIAPTAIEPGTSDPTASDDELAATDVGDAVDAEASRGVIMTAVDDSSASADEDEVDDVPQQRGLIIPASMGLRFQVRQDLPSFMVMASWGIYNPVSGDRDDPESRKKTKYKRTPVDIPCVVTVADLKAGETKDYPLKDDVLLRIDRYDDTERNRLLIEVALCNNQVTPRKIPVSAWLYQTKLYVSAGDDPEFLPVLDVLDDDRYEPDTEIRRLNLQYRNRLEFAIGRTCSVDWSVAKGARKASKVWTTWLPTSETPQTLAPDVPGTTLDMLKLADASAGDIQAGLAPIAEKYWDWLQDRDEQAARLPDHLREDADELVREARKVWQQLQDGLHHLASDEEALRCFRFMNQVMADQRIQSQVAALRTNQPELGLDEARAQVLARGPRAHSWRMFQLAFIVMQLPMLTDPTADRRSHDELAKAQLLFFPTGGGKTEAYLGLAAYTFAIRRRQGVIASAEGDLDGMSGIAVVMRYTLRLLTAQQFQRATTLICAAENERRDHSDVWGEEPFRIGLWVGSDVSPKRYQDAATQLSQFNEGRTRRLTVLQIQRCPWCGTKIGGGQVKADDVTRRIRVFCGEEFGECPFALGGDAVDGLPILTVDEEIYRLTPSFLIATVDKFARLAREGEAAALFGYVSRRCDRHGYVHPDYDGCDIKDGNKHPKSGSVPAAAVHPVSRLRPPDLIIQDELHLITGSLGTTVGLFEVAFDMLCSWQTPEGDPVRPLVVASTATARNAVDQVRALYGRGTTVFPPQVIDVGHTFFSQEQPITEKMPGRRYVGVSTTGVRLTTAEIRVTEILMAAGQLLLDRSVHESGVDADPYLTLVAYFNATRELAGMARYLGDDVQTLLAKGRPWSALPRRRGTDFGSLHVAELTSRVSSVDIGTTLDEMAVPFSSEQDSTVARRLAASGERVPPRRKTNPFDAVLATSMLQVGVDVTRLGLMLMVGQPKNTAEYIQASSRVGREADRPGLVVSLGNWARPRDLAHFEQFRHYHETFYAQVEALSVTPFSLTSMERGLSALLVSAARVRDAAVPQGLSPELKAGRIDDERQRVCELIDVLVSRICKASGEPEAQVARQQLLSRLDQWENRKTALDARSQGLAYEKVGRKNDYGALLISAENAAGLPSSRDVPPFRVPNSMREVQPEINLLVSPNPDKLFMEPTPGTPRWQPPTEENDA
- the drmB gene encoding DUF1998 domain-containing protein; this encodes MTDNLLDPLGDAAALSESGAKKNYAKVGSARPSSLLYNYGPGAIMDLPQFTVMPAGLDDWDRIWARRDGIPRIHAPRLQAAVRTLMGTDRTELRPFPWQAKKTFMSSEGNDLGVPSRVFPQWLRCTGCDFLAPIPRFSYRNTHPYRTDEACFEHHNCPGRAEERVSRDKTPNRKRPTRTAVPARYLLACVDGHLDEFPYDAWVHHWQKCSKDSHPRLKMLDRTSGKGASATILCASCGQKRPMNEAQGEVGRSKLPGCRGRHPHLDSFDPAGCGNETQLMLVGASNLWFASTQAIIVMPESQARDEEVADQLRIDLQDGQELDTDAELLEWLTENGDQPKLLRVSLGKRPSTAFSDAELAAAVKVLLAPPPPESERKRRKENWDPIELLIPEWRYLQKDPLGRQHDGSDADKSGLVLSRRELDPQLPKHFSRVLAAEKLRKVNALIGFTRIDDMDRVDDLPKRLVPVTRAEKPMWTVATEDFGEGIFLQLDESWVRAWEARVKKSDIWAAHEAAHRLNFERRFSETAKNVDHLDRLPKPRYWLVHTLAHVLIREMAMTSGYSAASLSERLYAWEEGSDRPAAAGLLICTTAADSDGTLGGLVQLSEPARLQKIVKDALHRAERCSSDPVCAMRTPKAPEDFLHGAACHCCAMASETSCERANRFLDRRFLIDLPGNNLGFFSRA